In Luteimonas galliterrae, the sequence AAGGCGAAATCTTCAAGCAACCCGATCTGGCGAATACGCTGGAAACGCTCGCCGCGAAAGGCTTCGACGGTTTTTATCGCGGCGATATCGCCGACAAGCTGCTCGCCGGCGTGAAAGCCGAGGGCGGACGCTGGACCGCGCAGGAGCTGGCCGGCTATCGCGTGCGCGAGCGCGAGCCGGTCAGCGTCGAATATCGCGGTTGGCGCATCGTCACCGCGCCGCCGCCGTCCTCCGGCGGCATCGCGCTTGCCGAGATGCTGCAGATACTCGAAGGATGGGATCTGTCCAAGCTCGATCCGGCGCATCGTATCCATCTGGTGGTCGAGTCGATGCGCCGCGCGTTCCGCGATCGCACTTTCTATCTGGGCGATCCGGATTTCGTAAAGATCCCGGCCGCGACGCTGACCAGCCCCGGTTATGCCGCCGGCCTGCGCGCCACCATCCATCCGCAGAAGGCCACGCCGAGCGATCTGCTGTCCGGGGAAGAGACGCCGCTGGAAGACGACGAGACCACGCACTTCTCGATCATCGACGCCGACGGCAACCGGGTCGCGGCGACGCAGACGGTCAACCTGACGTTCGGCTCGGGCCTGATCCCGCCCGGCACGGGCGTGCTGCTCAACGACGAGATGGACGATTTCGCGCTCAAGCCCGGCACGCCCAACGCGTTCGGCGTGATGGGCTACGACGCGAATGCGCCGAAGCCGGGCAAGCGCATGCTCAGTTCGATGACGCCGACCTTCATGGAATCGCCCGACCGCGTGGCCGTGCTCGGCACGCCGGGCGGCAGCCGCATCATCACCATGGTGCTGCTGGGCGTGCTCGGTTACGACGCCGGCCTGGACGCGCAGGCGGTGGCGGCCTTGCCGCGCTACCACCACCAGTGGATGCCGGACCGGATCCAGGCCGAAACCGGCGCCATCGCGCCCCAGGT encodes:
- the ggt gene encoding gamma-glutamyltransferase yields the protein MTAEKRWHASSASLVLIASLLLSPAALADARRQTPSHPPGAAIASAHALATEAGMQMLREGGNAFDAAVATSAALSVVEPISSGLGGGGFFLLHDAKTGKDVFVDARETAPAAATPAEYLLENGEFNRDRAENGPWSAGIPGLPAAFVHLADKYGKLPLKTTLAPAIKLAREGFPIYARLVRGYASRRAVMERYPGTRAVFLASGAPLKEGEIFKQPDLANTLETLAAKGFDGFYRGDIADKLLAGVKAEGGRWTAQELAGYRVREREPVSVEYRGWRIVTAPPPSSGGIALAEMLQILEGWDLSKLDPAHRIHLVVESMRRAFRDRTFYLGDPDFVKIPAATLTSPGYAAGLRATIHPQKATPSDLLSGEETPLEDDETTHFSIIDADGNRVAATQTVNLTFGSGLIPPGTGVLLNDEMDDFALKPGTPNAFGVMGYDANAPKPGKRMLSSMTPTFMESPDRVAVLGTPGGSRIITMVLLGVLGYDAGLDAQAVAALPRYHHQWMPDRIQAETGAIAPQVAAELKAMGHGLDLPADEAAGGRGSSHVWGNLQTVLWDRKAGTLSTGSDPRNPVGRGEVMRMGTAAAK